From the Papaver somniferum cultivar HN1 chromosome 2, ASM357369v1, whole genome shotgun sequence genome, the window ATCGATGTTACATGATAACCACACCCCTCTTGATTTTTTATTCATACATGGAATAATAAATAGGATGGGAGATGCAATTCcattcaatcatattgattgggCATTATATGGGAAATGAAAGACGACTCTTCCAGTATTTATGTAGATACACTTTGCGACAagattataaacaattgaaaTATGGTGGACTGCGATATTTCGTGTTGAAGAGTTTTTTACAGTGCAAGAAGGACTCAATAGATCCTAATGGAGTATATGAACTCAAAAAATTATTTGTGTTATGGACACTCGGCCGGTTACTCTTTCCCAATACAAGCAGCGTGTCAAAGGTTTGTCGGCTTAAAACTCTACAAGATATGAATATGGCCCCATATTATGATTGGGCTCTGCAATTTTAGTGGAACTCTACTTATCCTTATGTACCACATCCCCATCACAGTTGAGCTTTAATATTTATATTTGGCATCCTAGAGGTAAATAATCACAATTCATTGATCTCCATTGAGTTTGATATTTAAAAGGGCATATACTAAAtgtatgaaattatttttatattggTGGTATACCCATTTATGTGTAAGTTCACCAACTCTTATGAAAAATCCAAGAAGAGCTTCAATTATGGACAATTACCACAAGACCGATATGGAAAAAAGCTAACGTGACGATGAAATTATGTCCATATTTGTAAATCGACATTATCAAATGACAAGAAACTTGGAGAATATTGTTTCTCACTTTTACGAAGATTATTCTGGTTTTGAAGAGGATGAATCCAAAGAAGTTTTGGAGAACTCACTAAAAAGGGTCAGTTTATTCAGTGAGTTATGGAGATAATTTAACCTTCTTCTTCTAGTCATTAAGCTTATAGATTTTTTCAAGGCATCACTAATATTTTATGCACAACAAATTATGAGGATGCAAATTGGATTCCGGACCTTAATCAACAATAGTAAAACAAATATAACTTTTATGTCAAATTACATGATATTATGTAGGACAAACataacttttttcttcttctgattaaTTGTTATTATATAGTACAAATGTAATTCCATTTTTAATTAATGAAAACTAGTAAAGTATTAACATACAAACTTCAAGTAAATGACATTCAACTAAAGATCTTAATCATCGACTTCAGGGAGATGTAGGTGGTGAATATGGACCATCCAACATATTAAGGTTAAATTTGTTTAACTCCTTAATGGTGTGGATATTCCTCTCATGTTCTTCTTGATTTAAATTTCATATTCGAAAATTTTGTATTTTCTTATTGATATTCATTTCCAGTTCTTCGTGGATACaatttgcaaaaataaaataaataagtgTAAAGATAAAAGTAAATTCAACATTTGAATTTAACTTTTCGAGATTGTTTTACTACATCAGCCTTCGTTTGACCACCCTTTATGCACCGATAACTTTTACATATTAAAACAACATAAAAGGTTACTTCTTCGTTGATAAGGAAAAACAACTATTCTAAATTCAAGAATCATTATTGGGTTTTCCGTTGTCTGCGCAGAAGTTCAACCAAATATTACTATAGACTATGGACAAACTACAATGTTTTTTACAATACGAAATTTCTACAAATAAAAACGTCTGCTTCTCCATTATAGTTAATGGGTCGAACTCATGCATGATCAAGTTGTCAAGCCATAATTCATGGATGAGCGACAAATAATTGATGATCAAGTTGTGAAAATAGAGGTGTAAAgaaggtgtgagttgaaatgagagtAACACGACAATATCATGGCTGAGCAACAAATATTGTATAATGTGGCGATGTCACTGTTACGATATGCTTCTTTTTCCACGATGAAAAATATTCGTCATTTGGAAATATACTGAGAGAATCCTTctcataaaaaagaagaagaagctttCTGACATCAACTTTGGATACTTTTGATAGTATGTGTGATGGTAGTAATCATGAATCATCTAATCATATAATTCTTGACCGACCTTTCACTAAAGTTGTATGATCTTCCGTACCTTATGGCCAATATGTCTTCCAAGTTCCAAATTTTACTATTTCCATACAGGAATGGATACATAAATAGTAAACTAACgggggtttactcaataaatactttttctgatttccagAGACTTTAATAGATTTTCTGTATACTTTAGAAAATTCCTTGTAAGTATATGTTACTCGTTATATACTTGTAAAATCTCGTTCAAAGTTTGTGTTACTCGTTATAAACAAGAAAATTTAAAGACTTTGTATACTTACCAATTTTTAAGACTTTGAATGACATTTATGTGTATTTTTGCCTTAGAGAAAGTCTTGCAAAATATGAAAGGGAGACTTCAACAAAAATTTAAAACTTCattattatcttttatttttttttgattttatttgtttttatttcaaATTGATGCAAGCGCTTGCACGTATACTCTAGATCCGTTTCTCTctctatatactccctccgtcccactcctaagtgacctatttgattttggattttgtcccaatgataagtgacctatatcattaaacaatgagatattccggaattatccttttagttaattataaagaatatacgaaatatgcataatttgataggcatgtttatattcgttacgtaggtgttttaaaatgcttttcaatggtatgaagtttgcgaacatccgtggagtattttgagaggtaaaccatttctaaatttcgatagttattattcataagggtataattgtaaaaaatgcttaaaagtaatattttacttgcttgccttaaaaattgtgcaaatttcaaataggtcacttagaagtgggacggagggagtattttttaattatatatatatgatacATATGATACGATCAAACttttttggttttgttatttGTTGAAATGACAATTTCCCTTAATGGCTAAAATGTATAGATTATGATTGCTGCTCAATTTAACTTGCAATCAATGGTTTTCAAGCCTTGTTTTTGATAGGATAAATTTTATAGAATTCTACAAATATCTAGATTTGTCATTCTTGGTTGTTATACAATTCTCTAAAAATCTTGTTCTCATAACGTTTTAGAACTCTATAAATCTCTACAAGAATTAGGCCAACTCTACAAAACTCTGCAAGTATTTTTCCAACTCTGTAAAACTCTCCAAaaattgttatttttcatgaatctttttaaatctatacaaatctagaaaagtatttattgAATAAACCCCCGTAATTGTCAGAATATTAACCAACTTTGTACAATCTTTACTACTGCTTGGTGCGTATGAAGAGACAGATGTTTCGAAGTCTTTCAGGagaaaaacttaaatctatcATGTACTGCAAGATTTGCAGTACTAAAGAAACTACACTTTCTTTATAAGCTTATAGTATTTCTCAGACTCTGTCTAATTATCAGTTGAAGTTCAACCATATAATATTGGTATAATACTAATCAAACTGATGATGACACAATTTTTACTAATTTGACAGGATTACAAAGGATGAAAAACTATTAATGGAGTAATGTTAATAACCTAGCTTTGTCTAAGGGTCTGAGGCTATTAAATTGGTTGGAAGCAGTAACATTAGTAGCATCGACAAAAACACTGATGTCAAAAATGTTATCTCATACTTGTATAACAAAAATAACAGGGTTAGCTAGTTTTCGAGCTCCATTTTAAATGATTATACGGTCTTTCTAAATAATTTCAGTTTTACTTACTAAAAATCGAGCATATTAACAACACCTTCAATTCTTATAAGGCAATCAAAAACCGTTGAAGGAACAATATTACGGGTGAATGGTTGCATATTTATCCATTGTTCCTTCAATGGTATTCTTTCCGTTTCTGAAAAAAGTGTTacattcatttttttattttagcctaaaaatagatcAAATTGAGAAAATGAAAGTAACATTTTTCCAGAAACAGAGATAATATTTCTTTTTTGCCCTAGCGAAATTTCCTTTCACAAATTATTCAGTTTGCCCGCTCCATAGAAATTACCCACacataaggaaaaaaaaatgtaaatattGACCGAAAGTCCATCGAATTTCAAATCCATCTTTTAAACCAGTCCACTTAagtacaatatatatatattaaatacGAAAAATCGAAATAGGAAAGAGTCCAACGGTATAATCCACGTCAACACGTATACACACAGATTTCatcaaattttcaattttcaaatcgAATGGGGTTAGCACGACATTTTCGGTcaatttcaaaaacaaaacaaaacggaTATTTAACTCAAAACACAAGGACAATACCGGAAAAAGAACCAATATTCACCGAAACTCCTTTTATAGTAGCGCCAGATTCccttttcaaaaaatttcaaaatcccctttaatttcattttctcttACCGACCAATCTCTCTTCCTTCCTCTGCAAACCCTAGTCTTGTATTTTTTACTAAAATACCAGTCTCCCTACTTCTTCTACCTAGAGTCATTTCCAGAGAGAGGTGAGTTTAaatttcattatttttcttttttctgttcaGGGTTCAGATCTTCATCTTAATTTTTCGatcaaattgatgtgattttttttaaagtaaaCGGTTGAGATCTTAGGATAACTTGAATTCCACTCAACGGGCCCACAAAAACCAGACATCCAAAAACTCCTCCCCATCTCTCTCTTCATTTTAAAATACTCTCATATCTCTTTGTTTTTCTCTCTAAGTTTTATTTTCAAATGGGTTCAAGACATCAGAACCAAAACAGACCACCAACATCAAATACTCATCTCACTCGTAGTCCTTCAAATGTAAGGTTACTACTCTTTTGATCTCAACCCTCTCTGTTAAttcttagggttttgtttttaatttttgttttgatttttaattttttgattttttttttttttgtagaagaaAGATCAGTTTGATATTCCTGTAGATAAGCGAAGAAAAGTAGCTGCTGGTGCGACGACGTCGAAGATGGTAGGACAGAATCAGAGTCGTCCAAGATCAGCGTTAGGTGTTGTGAATAATACTACTGCTTTAGATCTATCGATGACTAGTGAAACGGCTAGAAATGGTGGTGGTTCTGAATGTGGATCTATTGAATTTACTAAAGATGAAGTCGAGGCTTTGCTGAATGAGAAGATGAAGGGGAAAAGCAAGTTCGATTATAAGGTCAGTGaaacttttttgttgttgtttttcttggATTTTGATGTTCTCTctattgatttttgattttaggtttttttgtttgtttgtgttGGTATGAAATTTGCAGGGGAAATGCGAACAGATGACTGATTATATTAAGAAGTTGagacaatgtataatatggtttaaAGAACTAGAAAAAGGTTATGTGATTGAGCGTGAGATGAATCAGAATGCGTTAGATTCCTCAGAGAAGAAATGTGCAGAAACAGGTGAAATTTAATCACTTTTCccctttgtttattttttttaattttcaattaGCTATGAGATTTCTGAATTGACACTGAGTATAATTGCTTAGAGAGGCAAATGAGAATGAAGGTAGATGAAATGGAATCATCGATTGCTGCTCTGGAAAAGAGTGTTGCTACTCTAGAAGCGGAACTTGCTAGGGTTACAACTGAGAAGAATGTAAGATCAGTGACAATCTTCATTTTTTCTGTTTAAGTTTGTATAGAAAAAATTAGAATTTTCTGATTTAGGGTTGAGATTCTCACCGTATAGTTAGTTATCTGTTTTTTTTATGTACAGGCTGCTGTAGATTCTCACAAcactgaaaaagaagctagattGGCTATAGAGAGGTTGCATACTACTCTGACTGGAGAACTAGAGAAAGCTCAGGAAGACCTAAGCAACGCCACCCAAAGGGTATAATCAAATTTTGAAGTTGGTTTTACTACTTTATTGTTATATGTTGCTTGTTATCTGAATTTTAATGTGCCCCACATTTCAGATAGAGTCCCTGACTGCTACGTACAGAAATTCACAGGAGTACAATACTAGCTTGCAGCAATACAACAGTAGACTTCAGGTGGATTGTGAGACATTCAAGACCAACCTTGCACATGCAGAGCAGGAGAGGGCTGTCATTGTCGAGAGGCTCAGCACCTTTAGGGGTCGAATCAATGTTCTGCAGGATGAATTGGGTTCCCTTAGAGTAAgcattttatgattatgattccTGTGGTGCTTTGTAtggttttttttccttctttttaccAAGTACTGCGAGATATTTTAGAAATCAAGTTTTCTCTGTATTGTTATCTCCCTCGCATGCCATTCTTTCTTCTAATAATTCTATTGTTAGCATAACTGACATTGCTTTGTGGATCTTTGAATTTCTTCTGATGCTTAGTTCTGTGTCCAGCGTATCAATGCTGTTTCTGTTTTCCTTCTCTAAACCAATGAGTATTGTTTGTGTCCACAGACTTCTAAAGATGAGGCCGTGAAGCAGAGGGAATCCTTGGCTGTTGAAGTTGGGAGTCTACGAGAAGAACTTCAAAAAGTTAGAGAAGATCGTGACCGTCAGCTGTCACAAGTTAAAAGTTTATCGGATGAAGTGGTCAAGTACAAAGAATATACTGGAAAATCATCTGCACAGTTGGACAACTTGTCCGTAAAATCAAAATCCCTCGAGGTTTGTTGAAATTGTATTTACTATCCATGCAGTCCCATAATTCTTGACTATGTAGGTTCGCCAGAATCTGAATACTTCTATTGCAGGAGACTTGTACTTCTCAAGGTGAGCAAATTAAGATATTGCAGCATCAGCTAGCTGCAGCCAATGAAAAGTTGCAGGTAAGCTTGCCGCAGTCATAATAAAATTAGTGGACACATTATTGGGGTGTGTtttttgattgtgcaatggcagaTTGAAGATAAATATTCTTTCCTGTAGGTATCTGATTTGAACAATATGAAGACAACGTCTGAGTTTGAAGCACAGAAAAAGCTTGTGGACGACCTACAAGAACGGCTAGCTGATGCAGATATTCAAATTATCGAGGCAGAGAAGCTACGGAAAAAGCTTCACAATACAATATTGGTAAAGCTTACTTGTTTCACTTTGATTTCCGGTTGAATTTGAATTCCCCTGTACTAACCATAGGTCTGCAATTAAACTGCAGGAGCTTAAAGGAAACATTCGCGTGTTTTGTAGAGTACGACCTTTGTTACCTGATGACGGTGCTGGTACAGAAACAACGGTGATTTCCTTCCCCACATCAACGGAAGCTAAAGGTCGCGGCATAGATTTGTTACAAAGTGGTATGTCTGACGTGGTTTCCATTTTAGTTATTTACTTATCCGCTATACGCATCAAGAATTTTACCAGCATGCATATTTCCAAGCATCTATCCTCTTATTTTTCTCGAGCTGAAACATTCTAAGTAGTACAATCTTCTGTTGTCATCAGGTCAAAAGCATCCATTTACCTTTGACAAAGTATTCAGCCATGACTCTTCCCAACAGGATGTTTTTATAGAGATTTCTCAGTTGGTTCAGAGTGCGCTTGATGGGTATAAGGTGACGCTTATTCCTTGTTTATGTGTTTTGTTGGTAACATAAGAACACCATGCCTGTTCATTCATTTACGGGTGTCTTTAAT encodes:
- the LOC113348622 gene encoding kinesin-like protein KIN-14C isoform X1 gives rise to the protein MGSRHQNQNRPPTSNTHLTRSPSNKKDQFDIPVDKRRKVAAGATTSKMVGQNQSRPRSALGVVNNTTALDLSMTSETARNGGGSECGSIEFTKDEVEALLNEKMKGKSKFDYKGKCEQMTDYIKKLRQCIIWFKELEKGYVIEREMNQNALDSSEKKCAETERQMRMKVDEMESSIAALEKSVATLEAELARVTTEKNAAVDSHNTEKEARLAIERLHTTLTGELEKAQEDLSNATQRIESLTATYRNSQEYNTSLQQYNSRLQVDCETFKTNLAHAEQERAVIVERLSTFRGRINVLQDELGSLRTSKDEAVKQRESLAVEVGSLREELQKVREDRDRQLSQVKSLSDEVVKYKEYTGKSSAQLDNLSVKSKSLEETCTSQGEQIKILQHQLAAANEKLQVSDLNNMKTTSEFEAQKKLVDDLQERLADADIQIIEAEKLRKKLHNTILELKGNIRVFCRVRPLLPDDGAGTETTVISFPTSTEAKGRGIDLLQSGQKHPFTFDKVFSHDSSQQDVFIEISQLVQSALDGYKVCIFAYGQTGSGKTYTMMGRPEAPEQKGLIPRSLEQIFQCSQSLKAQGWKYKMQASMLEIYNETIRDLLAPNRTVCPESSATGKQYTIKHDANGNTHVSDLTIVDVSSFKEVSSLLHQAAQSRSVSKTLMNEQSSRSHFVFTLRISGVNESTEQQVQGILNLIDLAGSERLSKSGSTGDRLRETQAINKSLSSLSDVIFALAKKEDHVPFRNSKLTYLLQPCLGGDSKTLMFVNISPDPTSVPESLCSLRFAARVNACEIGIPRRQTNMRTGSESSRLSYG
- the LOC113348622 gene encoding kinesin-like protein KIN-14C isoform X2, producing the protein MVGQNQSRPRSALGVVNNTTALDLSMTSETARNGGGSECGSIEFTKDEVEALLNEKMKGKSKFDYKGKCEQMTDYIKKLRQCIIWFKELEKGYVIEREMNQNALDSSEKKCAETERQMRMKVDEMESSIAALEKSVATLEAELARVTTEKNAAVDSHNTEKEARLAIERLHTTLTGELEKAQEDLSNATQRIESLTATYRNSQEYNTSLQQYNSRLQVDCETFKTNLAHAEQERAVIVERLSTFRGRINVLQDELGSLRTSKDEAVKQRESLAVEVGSLREELQKVREDRDRQLSQVKSLSDEVVKYKEYTGKSSAQLDNLSVKSKSLEETCTSQGEQIKILQHQLAAANEKLQVSDLNNMKTTSEFEAQKKLVDDLQERLADADIQIIEAEKLRKKLHNTILELKGNIRVFCRVRPLLPDDGAGTETTVISFPTSTEAKGRGIDLLQSGQKHPFTFDKVFSHDSSQQDVFIEISQLVQSALDGYKVCIFAYGQTGSGKTYTMMGRPEAPEQKGLIPRSLEQIFQCSQSLKAQGWKYKMQASMLEIYNETIRDLLAPNRTVCPESSATGKQYTIKHDANGNTHVSDLTIVDVSSFKEVSSLLHQAAQSRSVSKTLMNEQSSRSHFVFTLRISGVNESTEQQVQGILNLIDLAGSERLSKSGSTGDRLRETQAINKSLSSLSDVIFALAKKEDHVPFRNSKLTYLLQPCLGGDSKTLMFVNISPDPTSVPESLCSLRFAARVNACEIGIPRRQTNMRTGSESSRLSYG